From Schizosaccharomyces pombe strain 972h- genome assembly, chromosome: II, the proteins below share one genomic window:
- the pdk1 gene encoding serine/threonine protein kinase Ppk21/Pdk1 yields the protein MMDLEHKRISRSTLPDYADPDYFEARGERNPVKPQSSNVVPGTSHIGSIKSPADYVFGDIIGDGSFSKVRRATDKKSWKEYAIKVLDKKYIVKENKVKYVNIERDSMMRLNGFPGISRLFHTFQDDLKLYYVLELAPNGELLQYIKKYRFLDENCVRFYAAEILSSIEYMHSCGIIHRDLKPENILFDGNMHVKITDFGTAKILPPKYVNSPDYTTFPSSFVGTAEYVAPELLSRQVVSKSSDLWAFACVVYQMIVGSPPFHGSNPNNIFKKIMSLEYELPKLLPPDIVPLFSHLFRIQPSDRSTTQQIKQFPFFATITWDNLWTQDPPPMQSFRPNYNIAIPNAPAYYRSNVTAAAAANAAAAFASASIVKHQETARRQELPTVNRFTAPTAHYGYASLRSHQMPVDRLYYKLVPSSESIIESTSVFVSPIPSVPEGNKFPSGLSKMFLKRKQRVMLLTDVGRCAFVCKGKHERLFIEMEVNLKDSSVVVIFDENSSKRFLIEDKVQSWIIEDSSGDVTKYKDKILKFADVASSHQSRSSEENVEENEEE from the exons ATGATGGATCTGGAGCATAAACGCATTAGCCGAAGTACATTGCCGGATTATGCGGATCCCGATTACTTCGAGGCTAGAGGTGAAAGAAATCCGGTAAAACCTCAGTCTTCCAACGTAGTACCAGGAACAAGTCATATAGGATCGATCAAATCTCCGGCGGATTACGTTTTTGGTGACATTATAGGAGATGGATCATTCTCAAAG GTGAGAAGAGCAACTGATAAAAAGAGTTGGAAGGAGTACGCTATCAAAGTccttgataaaaaatatattgtCAAGGAAAATAAGGTTAAGTATGTGAATATAGAGAGAGATTCTATGATGAGACTTAATGGGTTTCCTGGTATCTCTCGTCTTTTCCATACATTTCAGGatgatttaaaactttATTATGTGCTTGAACTTGCACCCAATGGTGAACTTTTGCAATACATCAAAAAg TATCGTTTTCTTGATGAGAATTGTGTGCGCTTTTATGCTGCTGAGATTTTATCAAGTATCGAGTATATGCACTCCTGCGGTATAATTCACAGAGATCTCAAGCCAGAAAA CATTTTATTTGATGGAAATATGCATGTAAAAATTACCGATTTCGGCACAGCCAAAATCCTACCCCCTAAATATGTAAATAGCCCTGATTACACTACCTTTCCAAGCTCCTTTGTTGGCACTGCGGAATATGTTGCTCCTGAACTATTGTCTAGACAAGTTGTTTCAAAATC TTCCGATTTATGGGCTTTTGCGTGTGTTGTTTATCAAATGATTGTTGGTTCCCCTCCTTTTCATGGCAGCAATCctaataatattttcaaaaagataatgAGCCTGGAATATGAGCTTCCAAAGCTCTTACCACCTGATATCGTTCCTTTGTTTAGCCATCTTTTCCGTATTCAGCCATCTGATCGATCTACAACCcaacaaataaaacaatttcctttttttgctaCTATTACTTGGGACAATTTATGGACTCAAGATCCTCCTCCTATGCAGTCATTCCGGCCTAATTATAACATAGCCATTCCTAATGCTCCTGCTTATTATCGCTCAAATGTGACAGCCGCAGCTGCTGCTAATGCTGCCGCGGCATTTGCTTCTGCATCCATTGTAAAGCATCAGGAAACTGCTCGACGTCAGGAGCTTCCTACGGTAAATCGTTTCACTGCTCCAACTGCTCATTATGGCTATGCTTCACTTCGAAGCCATCAGATGCCTGTTGACAGACTTTATTACAAGTTGGTTCCATCGTCTGAGTCGATCATTGAATCTACCTCGGTCTTCGTATCACCCATTCCAAGTGTACCTGAGGGTAATAAGTTTCCATCTGGACTctcaaaaatgtttttgaaaagaaagcaaaggGTTATGCTATTAACTGATGTTGGTCGATGCGCTTTTGTTTGTAAAGGAAAACATGAGAGACTTTTTATCGAGATGGAGGTGAACTTGAAGGATTCCAGTGTTGTAGtgatttttgatgaaaatagTTCCAAGCGATTCTTGATTGAAGATAAGGTCCAGTCCTGGATAATAGAAGACAGTTCCGGGGATGTCACCAAGTATAAAGACAAAATCCTTAAGTTTGCTGATGTTGCGTCTTCTCATCAATCTCGTTCTTCAGAAGAGAATGTAGAAGAGAACGAGGAAGAGTAA